AAATAATCTATCGCAAATGGTGGAAGCAGATGCGCGGGAAAACTTGGGCGATCTTGTGTTCAAAACGGTCATTCCACGAAATGTTCGGGTCAGCGAGGCACCATCTTACGCGATGCCAGTTGTAGATTACGATCCGAACTCCAAGGGGAGCTTGGCATATTTTGAAGTCGCGCGAGAGCTTGTTTCAAGGCATAACAGTTTAAAAACAAAGGTTTAACACATGGTGCAAAAGAAAAATGAACGGCGCGGTCTTGGGCGTGGACTTTCTGCACTCATGGCGGATGTAAACATTCCTGCGCCGCAAGATGAGAAAGAAGCACCAGTTAGGGCCGAGCAAACGATCCCAATTGAGCTTATTGAACCAAATCCAGATCAGCCACGTCGGTATTTTGACGAGGAGGCGCTTCAGGACCTGGCTAGATCGATCACGGAAAAGGGTGTAATTCAGCCACTTATCGTTCGCCCGAACCCAAGAAAACAGGGTTTGTATGAGATTGTCGCTGGTGAACGTCGCTGGAGAGCCTCTCAGATCGCGCAGCTGCATAAAGTCCCAGCAATTATACGCGAGCTCGACGACACAGAGGTGTTGGAAGTTGCTATAATCGAGAATATTCAACGTGCTGACTTGAATCCGGTCGAGGAAGCCATTGGGTATCGGCAATTGATGGACAGATTTGGGCATACACAGGAAAAAGTGGCGTCAGCCCTTTCGAAAAGTAGAAGCTATATCGCAAATCTCCTTCGGTTGCTTCAACTTCCAGAGGATGTTTTGGCCCTACTTCGTGACGGCTCGTTGACCACAGGTCATGCGCGCGCTTTGATTACGGCCCCGAATGCTTCTGAATTGGCTAAAAAAATTGTAGCTGAAGGGCTATCCGTTCGCCAAACTGAAAAGCTCGTAAAAATTGGGGACAATAGTACTAAGAATCAAAAGTCCCCAAAGGCTTCGAAGGATGCTGACACTGTGGCAATCGAAGGGGATCTTTCGGCGGCGTTGGGGATGGATACAGTGATTGACCATTTGGCAGGAAAAGAGAGCGGTAAAGTCTCAATCAAGTATAAGTCTCTAGAACAATTAGACGAAATTTGCCGTATATTGTCATCTACGCGCTAGGCCTGGTCCACAAGAAAGCCATTACGCATAGGAGGCAAACAGCCTGAATGCCTAATACTAATGGCTTAAGGTCAAAGAACACCGATAGCGCAAAGGTGAAAATTACCGAGAGAGTTGCATAGATTTTTGCACTTATATTGATTGATCCATGCTCGTTCCAATCTTGAATGGGGGCCCCAATTTCGGATGGGAAATGAGCCAGTTGTGGAGCTTCTCAGACGAGCGAGCAAAAAGAAACGCCGCTAGAAGTAGAAACGGCACCGTTGGAAGAAGGGGTAAAGCTATTCCGATAATTCCAAGCGTTAGTGCCGCGATACCCAGTATCAGCCATACGGTTTTCAATTAAACATCCGCCAATAATGCGCGTAGAACGGCGTTGAGTATCACACGCCCTTGTTTCGTGGCTCTGAGACGTTCGCCGTTGTTAACAAGCATTCCCATATCGACCAAGTCATCAATTTTTACGCGACTTAGAGTTTTTTTAGAAAGCGACTCAAATCGATCGAGAGAAATTCCTTCCTCCAACCTAAGCCCCATCATTAGCATCTCTGTTGCTTGCTCTAGCTGCGGAATTGTATCTCTCAGTGATTCACCAGTGCCACGCGTTTCGACGCTAGTCAGCCACTTTTCAGGCTGCCGAAAAGTTTCGACCGCGAATTTTTGCCCCCCGAGAGTTAAGCGACCATGGGCACCTGGGCCAACCCCAACGTAATCTCCATAGCGCCAGTAAATGAGGTTGTGGCGGCTTTCAGACCCTATTCTGGCATGATTAGACACTTCATAGGCCGACAAGCCAGCGGCGTCACAAAGTTCTTGTGTGACAAAAAACATGTCAGATGCGAGGTCATCCGATGGAAGACCGCGTAGACCTCCGCGCGCTAGTCTATCTCCGAAGGCGGTACCGTCCTCGATCGTAAGTTGGTACAGAGAAAGGTGATCTATGGATAATTCCAGCGCTTCTTTCAATTCGGCCTTCCATTGGGTGAGCGTTTGATCCTGACGGGCATATATCAAGTCGAAACTCACCCTGTCGAACGTTTTCCTTGCGATATCAAAGGCTTGCTTGCCTTCTTGGACGGAATGAAGGCGCCCCAATCGTTTTAAGTCTATGTCATTCAGAGCCTGAAATCCCATAGATATACGGTTTACACCGCCATCCCGAAAACCAATAAATTTCCCAGCTTCAATTGAAGTGGGGTTGGCCTCCAGTGAAATTTCTATGTCATTTGCTATAGGCCATAGGTGCTTAGCGCGCTCAATAATTGCACCGACGACTTCAGGGTCCATCAAGCTCGGCGTGCCGCCGCCAAAGAAAATTGTATTTAGAATGCGTGGTCCGATTTCGGCGGAAACCCTGTCTAATTCAGCCAAATAGGCTCTAAGCCAGCGTTTCTGATCTACCTCAGCAGAGACGTGGCTGTTGAAATCGCAATAGGGGCACTTGGATTGGCAGAAAGGCCAATGGACATAGAGCCCGAAACCGCCGTTCTGCCAATCTTCCATATCAAACTTTCATCGCCGTTACTTCGATTTCAATCTTCATTTCCGGTTTGATCAAGTCGGAAATAATCATGGTTGCCGCAGGGCGCACTTCGGACAATGCCGCGCCGAGCTCTGGTAGCAATTCGTCTATCAATGCAGCGTCTGTGAGGGTGTATTGAACGCGTACGATATCTGACATTTCAAAGCCGCCTTCGATCAAGGCCGCACCTATGGTTGCGAAGCAGTTACGGGCTTGTTCGGCCACGCTGTCTGGCATCACCATCGTTGCATAGTCGTATCCCGTCGTGCCGGATAC
This Falsihalocynthiibacter arcticus DNA region includes the following protein-coding sequences:
- the hemW gene encoding radical SAM family heme chaperone HemW, coding for MEDWQNGGFGLYVHWPFCQSKCPYCDFNSHVSAEVDQKRWLRAYLAELDRVSAEIGPRILNTIFFGGGTPSLMDPEVVGAIIERAKHLWPIANDIEISLEANPTSIEAGKFIGFRDGGVNRISMGFQALNDIDLKRLGRLHSVQEGKQAFDIARKTFDRVSFDLIYARQDQTLTQWKAELKEALELSIDHLSLYQLTIEDGTAFGDRLARGGLRGLPSDDLASDMFFVTQELCDAAGLSAYEVSNHARIGSESRHNLIYWRYGDYVGVGPGAHGRLTLGGQKFAVETFRQPEKWLTSVETRGTGESLRDTIPQLEQATEMLMMGLRLEEGISLDRFESLSKKTLSRVKIDDLVDMGMLVNNGERLRATKQGRVILNAVLRALLADV
- a CDS encoding ParB/RepB/Spo0J family partition protein: MVQKKNERRGLGRGLSALMADVNIPAPQDEKEAPVRAEQTIPIELIEPNPDQPRRYFDEEALQDLARSITEKGVIQPLIVRPNPRKQGLYEIVAGERRWRASQIAQLHKVPAIIRELDDTEVLEVAIIENIQRADLNPVEEAIGYRQLMDRFGHTQEKVASALSKSRSYIANLLRLLQLPEDVLALLRDGSLTTGHARALITAPNASELAKKIVAEGLSVRQTEKLVKIGDNSTKNQKSPKASKDADTVAIEGDLSAALGMDTVIDHLAGKESGKVSIKYKSLEQLDEICRILSSTR
- a CDS encoding RidA family protein, giving the protein MKRISTGSDFEKTFGYSRAIVKGNWCFVSGTTGYDYATMVMPDSVAEQARNCFATIGAALIEGGFEMSDIVRVQYTLTDAALIDELLPELGAALSEVRPAATMIISDLIKPEMKIEIEVTAMKV